One genomic region from Deinococcota bacterium encodes:
- a CDS encoding gluconate 2-dehydrogenase subunit 3 family protein, whose product MNKKDMNKKDMNKNETTPQEAPPKAGDDTLLGRLSRRGFLKASGTLLVAGLSGVTTRGQEEAAAPHAHTPGPPLAPSTPVLQQFPGEPHPEVPFAPTEPPQGGLLRFFTLREARAVEAISARIIPGSPDDPGAREAGVVTFIDFLLAQEHGFNEPFYRSPPYAEGYEGDAPPEGDAYGVIWVPEDELERYGYQLPLTPREMYRSGLAALERYARETMNGDFASLSEEDQDAVLMAVAEGEAFDEPPAGEFFEMLRNHTIQGMFSDPVYGGNRDMVGWRLLDYPGAQRAYTARDMLSEGHDREPQSLAMLHHVHPGQPANPHVVLPVFGSDGETRRDTR is encoded by the coding sequence ATGAACAAGAAAGACATGAACAAGAAAGACATGAACAAGAACGAGACGACACCACAAGAGGCGCCTCCTAAAGCCGGGGACGACACGCTGCTAGGGCGGCTGTCGCGGCGCGGCTTCCTAAAGGCGTCGGGCACGCTCTTGGTGGCGGGCCTCAGCGGGGTCACGACGCGCGGGCAAGAGGAGGCGGCGGCGCCGCATGCCCACACCCCGGGGCCGCCGCTCGCGCCCTCGACGCCGGTTCTTCAGCAGTTTCCTGGCGAACCTCACCCCGAAGTTCCCTTCGCGCCCACCGAGCCGCCGCAGGGGGGGCTGCTGCGCTTTTTCACCTTGCGAGAGGCGCGCGCCGTCGAGGCTATAAGCGCCCGCATCATCCCCGGCAGCCCGGACGACCCCGGCGCGCGTGAAGCGGGGGTGGTCACCTTCATCGACTTTCTGCTGGCGCAGGAGCACGGTTTCAACGAGCCCTTCTACCGTTCTCCTCCCTACGCGGAAGGCTATGAAGGCGACGCGCCGCCTGAGGGAGACGCCTATGGCGTCATCTGGGTGCCCGAGGACGAGCTGGAGCGCTACGGCTACCAGCTGCCCCTCACCCCGCGCGAGATGTACCGCTCGGGCTTGGCGGCGCTCGAGCGCTACGCGCGAGAGACCATGAACGGCGACTTCGCGAGCCTCTCCGAAGAGGACCAGGATGCGGTCCTTATGGCCGTGGCCGAGGGAGAGGCCTTCGACGAGCCCCCAGCCGGTGAATTTTTCGAGATGCTGCGCAACCACACCATCCAGGGGATGTTTTCCGACCCCGTCTACGGCGGCAACCGCGACATGGTCGGCTGGCGGCTGCTGGACTACCCCGGCGCGCAGCGGGCCTACACCGCTAGAGACATGCTGAGCGAGGGCCACGACCGCGAGCCGCAGAGCCTGGCCATGCTCCACCACGTCCACCCCGGCCAGCCCGCCAACCCGCACGTCGTCCTGCCCGTCTTCGGCTCGGACGGCGAGACGCGCCGGGACACGCGGTGA